In the Desulfatiglans anilini DSM 4660 genome, one interval contains:
- a CDS encoding fused MFS/spermidine synthase, with the protein MMKISILTLACFFFSGLAGLIYQVIWVRLLDKVMGSAPFAVATVLTVFMGGLALGSYWAGRLIDRGMDRRRLLLLYGKLEGLIGLYGLLIPLLLVMLKPLYAAAYRNLYDSFWPYTAIAFLGCALILIIPTAFMGATLPILCRFYVEALDHLGKRTGSLYGLNTVGAAAGAFLTGFYLIEAFGLWGSVGVAAGLNGLVAVACFAAGRRNGPLEEKRGRAVKRAEARVKPPAALEGAPVWPLWIFGVSGFCAMAYEVFWTRLLGLLLGPTPYSFALVVGTFIVGLAVGALVFGWVADRSGGAGWLLGTQAAAALSALFVSHLLGNSQVFFAKLIYTLKDDFGAMVWSQSLLLFALMLGPTILWGAAFPLVNRLTARSVETIGGSVGKAYAFNTVGAILGSLCAGFVLLPFLGKAAAIRSIGGLQLAVALVSWIVWSITDGRSSRRFALGAGLAGAGLSVFISWHVPSWERQLLSYGRYHNFRAVAADLERSGWLDALLRGGQVLARHEEGREVVFFEDGPGGFTTVERMVDSLGVERFTLLNSGKPDASSHGDRSTQTLLAHVPLLFHPGARTVMVLGLASGMTAGEVLHYPVERVDVLEINSAVIEAARFFEPWNNGCLDDPRCRLIMQDGRNHLALSDERYDVIISEPSNPWMAGLANLYTREFFSLVSECLRDDGIFVQWIHSYEMDWDTFAMVGRTFAAVFPEGVLFTTLTGGGDYLLVGAKGRAVLDFETAGGNLRYAALSKNMVLPDARVLSNLVVAENLQTLFGTGPLHTDNRPLLEFAAPRVLHVSDTGIEERIAARGTISSRTRAVVAGRDPARAVLDLIEFGASVGNPLFGVVDPGAMAESDRGRYTGILDAYCEREAVSDYSELPEGLFRQRCAETQAALIRAHLRTYPEDAGAWYSLGLALGVAGDSKGEVEAFEEAVSLDPLHAKAWNNLGIAYMRNGVMDEAENAFLRSVRVAPTHANAYFNLAQVQLEKQDFKEAERYLEEGLKQEEHPRARALLQEIRAR; encoded by the coding sequence ATGATGAAGATCTCGATTCTCACGCTTGCCTGCTTTTTCTTTTCAGGCCTGGCCGGCCTGATCTACCAGGTGATCTGGGTGCGCCTGCTCGACAAGGTCATGGGGAGCGCCCCGTTTGCCGTGGCGACCGTCTTGACCGTATTTATGGGCGGGTTGGCCCTCGGAAGCTACTGGGCCGGCCGGTTGATCGACCGCGGGATGGACAGGCGCCGGCTTCTGCTGCTCTACGGGAAACTGGAGGGCCTGATCGGCCTTTACGGCCTCCTGATCCCCCTGCTTCTGGTAATGCTGAAGCCGCTGTACGCCGCGGCTTATCGGAATCTGTACGATTCGTTCTGGCCCTACACCGCGATCGCCTTCCTCGGATGCGCCCTTATCCTGATCATCCCGACCGCGTTCATGGGGGCGACCCTGCCGATCCTTTGCCGGTTTTATGTCGAAGCGCTGGACCATCTTGGGAAACGGACCGGATCGCTTTACGGTCTGAATACGGTGGGGGCGGCGGCCGGCGCCTTCTTGACCGGGTTTTACTTGATCGAAGCCTTTGGTCTTTGGGGATCGGTCGGTGTCGCGGCCGGGTTGAACGGCCTGGTGGCCGTGGCCTGTTTTGCTGCCGGGCGCAGGAACGGCCCGTTGGAGGAAAAGCGAGGCCGGGCTGTCAAGCGGGCGGAGGCGCGGGTGAAGCCTCCGGCCGCCCTGGAGGGGGCCCCGGTCTGGCCGCTGTGGATTTTCGGGGTGTCCGGATTTTGCGCGATGGCCTACGAGGTTTTCTGGACGCGGCTGCTAGGGTTGCTGCTTGGGCCGACACCGTATTCTTTCGCCCTGGTGGTCGGGACGTTCATCGTGGGACTGGCGGTCGGGGCGCTCGTCTTCGGCTGGGTTGCGGACCGCTCCGGCGGCGCCGGCTGGCTGTTGGGCACGCAGGCGGCTGCGGCCCTGTCGGCGTTGTTCGTCAGTCACCTGCTCGGAAATAGTCAGGTCTTCTTCGCGAAGCTGATTTATACCTTGAAGGACGATTTTGGTGCCATGGTATGGTCCCAATCCCTGCTGCTTTTTGCCCTGATGCTGGGACCGACGATCTTGTGGGGTGCCGCCTTTCCGCTCGTGAACCGGCTGACGGCGAGGTCGGTGGAGACCATCGGAGGGAGCGTCGGCAAGGCCTATGCCTTCAATACTGTGGGTGCCATCCTCGGATCGCTCTGTGCCGGATTCGTCCTCTTGCCTTTTCTCGGCAAGGCTGCGGCTATCCGGTCGATTGGCGGGCTGCAGCTCGCTGTGGCGCTGGTTTCGTGGATCGTATGGTCGATCACTGACGGCAGAAGCAGCAGAAGGTTCGCTTTGGGGGCCGGATTGGCTGGGGCAGGGCTGAGCGTTTTCATATCGTGGCATGTCCCGTCCTGGGAGAGGCAGCTCCTTTCCTACGGGAGGTATCATAACTTCAGGGCGGTCGCCGCCGATCTGGAGCGGAGCGGCTGGCTCGATGCGCTGCTCCGCGGTGGCCAGGTGCTTGCGAGGCACGAAGAAGGGCGAGAGGTTGTGTTCTTCGAGGACGGCCCGGGAGGGTTTACGACGGTCGAGCGGATGGTGGACAGCCTCGGGGTCGAGCGGTTTACACTTCTGAACAGCGGCAAGCCCGATGCTTCTTCTCATGGAGACCGGTCGACGCAGACCTTGCTGGCCCATGTGCCTCTTCTTTTCCACCCGGGGGCCCGCACGGTGATGGTGCTCGGGCTTGCGAGCGGTATGACGGCGGGAGAGGTGCTGCACTATCCGGTTGAGAGGGTGGATGTGCTGGAGATCAATTCTGCTGTGATCGAGGCGGCCCGGTTTTTCGAGCCATGGAACAACGGCTGCCTGGATGATCCGCGGTGTCGGCTGATCATGCAAGATGGACGAAACCACCTCGCCTTGAGTGACGAGCGTTACGACGTCATCATCTCTGAACCCTCCAACCCATGGATGGCTGGCCTCGCGAACCTTTACACCCGTGAATTCTTTTCTCTCGTCTCGGAATGTCTGCGGGACGATGGGATTTTCGTGCAGTGGATTCACTCCTACGAAATGGATTGGGACACCTTCGCGATGGTCGGGCGGACCTTCGCTGCGGTTTTTCCGGAGGGGGTCTTGTTTACGACCTTGACTGGAGGCGGGGATTACCTGCTCGTGGGAGCGAAAGGGAGGGCCGTCCTGGACTTCGAGACGGCCGGGGGGAATCTTCGCTATGCCGCCCTTTCAAAGAATATGGTGCTTCCGGATGCGAGGGTGCTTTCTAATCTGGTTGTGGCGGAGAACCTCCAAACCCTGTTTGGCACGGGGCCGCTGCATACGGACAATCGTCCGCTGCTGGAATTCGCCGCCCCGAGGGTCCTGCATGTGAGCGACACAGGTATCGAGGAGCGGATTGCGGCAAGGGGCACCATTTCGAGCAGGACCCGCGCCGTGGTGGCGGGTCGAGACCCCGCACGGGCGGTGCTCGATCTGATCGAGTTCGGCGCATCGGTGGGAAACCCCCTTTTCGGAGTCGTCGACCCCGGGGCGATGGCCGAATCCGACCGCGGGCGGTATACAGGGATCCTCGATGCCTATTGCGAGAGAGAGGCGGTCAGCGACTACAGCGAGCTTCCGGAGGGTTTGTTCAGGCAAAGGTGTGCTGAAACACAAGCCGCGTTGATCCGTGCGCATCTCCGGACCTATCCGGAGGATGCCGGGGCCTGGTACAGCCTCGGGCTGGCGCTTGGCGTGGCGGGTGATTCGAAGGGGGAGGTGGAGGCCTTCGAGGAGGCGGTGAGCCTGGATCCGTTGCACGCGAAGGCATGGAACAATCTCGGGATCGCGTATATGCGGAATGGTGTGATGGACGAGGCGGAAAACGCCTTTCTGAGGAGTGTGCGGGTCGCTCCGACGCATGCCAATGCCTATTTCAATCTGGCACAAGTACAACTCGAGAAGCAGGATTTCAAAGAAGCCGAACGGTACCTGGAAGAGGGTTTAAAGCAGGAAGAGCATCCAAGAGCCAGGGCGCTGCTGCAGGAGATTCGCGCACGCTGA
- the serA gene encoding phosphoglycerate dehydrogenase, translating to MKVLISDPMSEIGIKVLEETPGIDVDVNTGLTPEELKGIIGQYHGLAIRSATKVTADIIAAATQLKVIGRAGIGLDNVDIPAASQRGIVVMNTPEGNTITTAEHTIAMMMALTRNIPQATGSLREGKWEKKKLKGREVFNKTLGLIGAGHIGRIVADRAKGLKMKVIVYDPYIKPESIEKMDLEPVSFDELLQRSDYVTIHTPKTNETVNMFNADTFARMKKGAMLINCARGGIVNEADLYDALVSGQLGGAALDVFASEPPGANKLLELPTFICTPHLGASTTEAQDNVAKDVAEQIAAYLLHGSVKNAVNVPSISSELMSILRPYVTLVERMGALQSQLAESAVLEVKIHYAGAVSQYDMAPLTTAVLKGLLTPILKDDVNFVNAPYIASERGIKVVESKSQTSEDFASLVALTVKTLEGENIVSGTIFGKDRPRILRINNFYMEAIPEGHILLIQNQDSPGVIGQIGMTLGKFGLNISRMHVGEEKEKKQNVIILTTSTIVNDDVLEALRGLPNVFAVKRIEL from the coding sequence ATGAAGGTTTTGATAAGTGATCCTATGTCGGAAATCGGCATCAAGGTCCTGGAGGAGACGCCGGGCATCGATGTAGACGTCAATACAGGGCTTACGCCGGAGGAGTTGAAAGGGATCATCGGGCAGTATCATGGGCTGGCCATCCGGAGCGCGACGAAGGTCACGGCCGATATCATCGCCGCCGCCACGCAGCTGAAGGTCATCGGCCGCGCCGGCATTGGGTTGGACAATGTCGATATCCCCGCCGCCAGTCAACGGGGGATCGTGGTGATGAACACGCCCGAAGGAAACACCATTACGACGGCGGAGCATACGATCGCCATGATGATGGCCCTCACGCGCAACATTCCTCAGGCGACGGGCTCGCTGAGGGAAGGCAAGTGGGAAAAGAAAAAGCTCAAGGGCCGGGAAGTCTTCAATAAGACTCTGGGGCTTATCGGAGCGGGGCACATCGGGAGGATCGTGGCTGACCGGGCCAAAGGCCTGAAGATGAAAGTGATCGTCTACGATCCGTACATCAAACCCGAGAGCATTGAAAAGATGGACCTGGAGCCGGTTTCGTTCGATGAATTGCTGCAGCGCTCCGACTATGTGACGATCCACACACCGAAGACCAACGAGACGGTGAACATGTTCAATGCGGACACGTTCGCGCGGATGAAAAAGGGCGCGATGTTGATCAACTGCGCCCGCGGCGGCATCGTGAACGAGGCGGATCTCTATGATGCGCTTGTGTCCGGGCAGCTCGGGGGCGCGGCCCTCGATGTCTTTGCGAGCGAACCCCCTGGGGCGAACAAACTGCTGGAACTCCCCACTTTTATCTGCACCCCGCATCTCGGGGCATCGACCACCGAGGCGCAGGATAATGTCGCCAAGGACGTGGCCGAGCAGATCGCCGCCTATCTTTTGCACGGTTCCGTGAAAAATGCGGTCAATGTGCCGAGCATCAGCAGTGAACTGATGAGCATCCTGCGCCCCTACGTCACGTTGGTCGAGCGGATGGGCGCCTTGCAGTCGCAGCTGGCCGAAAGTGCGGTCCTCGAGGTCAAGATCCATTATGCCGGAGCTGTCAGCCAGTACGACATGGCCCCCCTCACGACCGCGGTCCTGAAAGGTCTCCTCACGCCGATTCTGAAGGATGACGTCAATTTCGTGAACGCGCCTTACATCGCGTCCGAGCGCGGAATCAAGGTCGTGGAATCGAAGAGCCAGACCTCCGAGGATTTCGCGAGCCTCGTCGCACTGACGGTCAAGACGCTCGAGGGGGAGAATATCGTATCCGGGACGATCTTCGGCAAAGACCGGCCCAGAATTCTCAGAATCAACAACTTTTACATGGAAGCGATACCGGAAGGACACATCCTGTTGATTCAGAATCAGGACAGCCCGGGGGTTATCGGGCAGATCGGGATGACGCTCGGAAAATTCGGGCTCAATATCAGCCGTATGCATGTCGGCGAGGAGAAAGAGAAAAAGCAGAATGTCATCATCCTGACGACCAGCACGATCGTCAATGATGACGTGCTGGAAGCTCTGAGGGGGCTTCCGAATGTGTTTGCGGTGAAGCGGATCGAATTGTAA
- a CDS encoding DUF1844 domain-containing protein, whose translation MEEEEKGFVIKDRRAFDQQGELKEKAPAEEPKREMAHGPGAEDAGRDSGKAKKAEIPPLPPVTFSTLILSLSSSALFNLGEIPDPQSGEKSKDLQLAKHGIDTIGMLKEKTAGNLTKEEQNLLESILTDLRWRYVKAVQ comes from the coding sequence ATGGAAGAGGAAGAAAAGGGTTTTGTCATCAAGGATCGCCGTGCCTTCGACCAGCAGGGCGAACTGAAGGAGAAGGCGCCGGCCGAAGAGCCGAAAAGGGAGATGGCTCACGGCCCCGGGGCGGAGGATGCCGGGAGGGATTCGGGAAAAGCCAAAAAGGCGGAGATCCCGCCGCTGCCTCCCGTCACATTCTCGACACTGATTCTGAGCCTGAGTTCATCGGCGCTCTTCAATCTGGGGGAAATCCCGGATCCTCAGTCCGGTGAAAAGAGCAAAGATCTGCAATTGGCGAAACACGGCATCGACACAATCGGCATGCTGAAGGAGAAGACCGCGGGCAACCTGACCAAAGAGGAGCAGAACCTTCTGGAAAGCATCCTGACGGATCTGCGCTGGCGGTACGTCAAGGCCGTGCAATAG
- the ispE gene encoding 4-(cytidine 5'-diphospho)-2-C-methyl-D-erythritol kinase: MGGDERERDKTPHECGGNGVHLFAPAKLNLRLKVIGQRPDGYHELVSIMVPVGLFDELDIRLQSAEGIRLVCKGRFALSSGEDNLVYRAAVAFLDAAGLTAGLAIELIKRIPVAAGLGGGSSDAAAVLLGLNRLFHLPFSQGRLLTLARSLGADVPFFIDPKPCIARGIGDLIEPLDAWPQLWYVLVNPGMAVSTAWAFRRLKLELTTGEYAYIVKTLKKRPLELSELLENDLEAVTAAHYPAIGKLKEALRGAGALGALMSGSGPTVFGVFESERQASLAADRLLDEGWPHVFVVRGM; the protein is encoded by the coding sequence TTGGGAGGCGACGAACGCGAAAGGGATAAAACGCCCCATGAGTGCGGAGGCAACGGGGTGCATCTCTTTGCACCGGCCAAACTCAATTTGCGGTTGAAGGTGATCGGGCAACGGCCCGACGGGTATCATGAGTTGGTTTCTATCATGGTGCCGGTCGGGCTTTTTGACGAATTGGATATCCGGTTGCAATCGGCGGAAGGGATTCGACTGGTCTGTAAAGGCAGGTTCGCCCTCTCGTCAGGGGAGGACAATCTGGTGTATCGGGCGGCGGTTGCTTTTCTGGATGCCGCCGGGCTCACTGCGGGGCTGGCGATCGAACTCATCAAACGCATCCCCGTGGCGGCGGGGCTTGGAGGGGGCAGCAGCGATGCGGCGGCGGTGCTCCTCGGGCTCAACCGATTGTTCCACCTTCCCTTCAGCCAGGGGCGCCTCCTGACGCTTGCAAGGTCGCTGGGTGCGGACGTCCCTTTTTTTATCGATCCAAAACCCTGTATCGCCAGAGGGATCGGCGATCTCATCGAGCCTTTGGATGCGTGGCCGCAGCTTTGGTATGTTCTGGTGAACCCGGGGATGGCGGTATCCACGGCCTGGGCCTTTCGCCGTCTGAAATTAGAGTTGACAACAGGGGAATATGCCTATATAGTAAAAACCTTGAAAAAAAGGCCTCTTGAGCTCTCTGAGCTCCTCGAAAACGACCTTGAAGCGGTCACCGCCGCCCATTATCCCGCCATCGGAAAATTGAAGGAGGCCCTCAGGGGGGCGGGGGCTTTGGGTGCGCTGATGTCTGGGAGCGGCCCTACGGTCTTCGGGGTGTTTGAATCCGAAAGACAGGCCTCTCTTGCTGCAGATCGACTACTTGACGAGGGTTGGCCGCACGTCTTTGTGGTGCGAGGCATGTAA
- a CDS encoding ribose-phosphate pyrophosphokinase codes for MKLFGGTSNPTLTLEVCNYLGIEPGKITTRTFSDGETLVEIGENVRGRDVFILQSTCTPVNDNIMQLLIIMDALRRASAERITAVIPYYGYGRQDRKVKPRVPISAKLVADLITTAGAHRVVSMDLHAGQIQGYFNIPVDNIFAAPILLKYIRRHFHNDLVIVSPDAGGVERARAFATRLNASLAIIDKRREAPNVAQAMNIIGEVRGKTAIVLDDMVDTAGTLTQAAQALRDRGSVSIHACCTHPVLSGPAVERIEASSIDSLVVTNTIPLNDKAKTSKRVVVLSVAELLGETIKRIHNSHSVSTLFV; via the coding sequence ATGAAGCTTTTCGGCGGGACCTCCAACCCAACCTTGACCCTCGAAGTCTGCAACTACCTCGGTATCGAGCCCGGAAAGATTACCACCAGGACCTTCAGCGACGGCGAGACCCTTGTAGAGATCGGCGAAAATGTCAGGGGGCGGGATGTTTTCATCCTCCAATCAACCTGCACACCGGTCAACGACAATATTATGCAGCTTCTGATCATCATGGATGCGCTCCGGCGCGCCTCCGCCGAAAGGATCACGGCTGTCATCCCTTATTACGGTTATGGGCGTCAGGACCGCAAAGTCAAACCCCGCGTTCCCATCAGCGCCAAACTGGTCGCCGACCTGATCACGACGGCCGGTGCCCACCGGGTTGTGTCCATGGATCTGCATGCCGGGCAGATCCAGGGATATTTCAATATTCCCGTCGACAACATCTTTGCCGCTCCCATCCTGCTCAAGTATATCCGGCGGCACTTTCATAACGACCTGGTCATCGTTTCACCCGACGCGGGCGGCGTCGAGCGTGCGCGGGCGTTTGCGACGAGGTTGAACGCCTCTCTGGCCATTATCGACAAGCGCCGGGAAGCGCCGAACGTGGCGCAGGCCATGAACATCATCGGCGAGGTGCGGGGTAAGACGGCCATTGTCCTCGATGACATGGTGGATACCGCCGGGACGCTCACGCAGGCCGCACAGGCCCTGCGCGACCGCGGTTCGGTGTCCATCCATGCCTGCTGCACCCATCCGGTCCTTTCGGGGCCGGCCGTCGAGCGCATCGAGGCCTCGAGCATCGACAGCCTGGTTGTCACCAACACCATTCCCTTGAATGACAAGGCCAAGACCTCCAAACGCGTCGTCGTCCTTTCGGTGGCGGAGCTTTTGGGGGAGACCATCAAGCGAATCCACAATTCCCACTCAGTCAGCACGCTCTTTGTTTAG
- a CDS encoding 50S ribosomal protein L25 → MSMPTLAAALRDVKGKGAARKLRRQDHIPAVFYGPVSNPMMLQIDRPALERLLREAGGENVILSLEITGAGGTSDRRSAMIKDLQIDPLKGVVLHTDFYEISMDKEISVNIPIELTGDPVGVESGGVLQHVRRELAISCLPGALVEKLELDVSGLGVGDAVHIRDIQLPQGITALDDEHLTVAVVAAPTAPVGEVAEEELEEAGGAEEATAEES, encoded by the coding sequence ATGTCAATGCCTACGCTCGCTGCCGCGCTGAGAGATGTCAAAGGAAAAGGGGCAGCCAGGAAACTCAGGAGACAGGACCATATCCCAGCCGTATTTTACGGACCTGTATCGAACCCGATGATGCTGCAAATAGACAGGCCCGCGTTGGAGCGGCTTCTGAGGGAGGCTGGCGGCGAGAATGTCATCCTGAGCCTCGAGATTACCGGTGCCGGGGGGACGTCCGACCGTCGCAGTGCGATGATCAAGGACCTGCAGATCGATCCGCTGAAGGGCGTCGTGCTGCACACCGATTTCTACGAGATATCGATGGACAAGGAAATCAGCGTCAACATCCCGATCGAGCTCACAGGGGACCCGGTCGGAGTGGAGAGCGGCGGCGTTCTGCAGCATGTGCGCCGGGAACTGGCGATCTCGTGCCTGCCCGGTGCGCTGGTGGAGAAGCTCGAACTCGACGTCTCCGGGCTGGGGGTTGGCGATGCCGTACATATCCGTGATATTCAGCTGCCTCAAGGGATCACGGCTCTGGATGATGAGCACCTGACCGTCGCGGTGGTCGCCGCGCCGACGGCGCCGGTCGGC